In the genome of Dunckerocampus dactyliophorus isolate RoL2022-P2 chromosome 6, RoL_Ddac_1.1, whole genome shotgun sequence, one region contains:
- the LOC129182369 gene encoding phospholipid phosphatase 3-like isoform X3, protein MLDQVGTECARVSAEIRPKTKSIVRVEAPVMENSTRKRVNEKDGLTLLPKKLLVALDLLCLVLGKYLPTTFLRFFINQASIPFFVSELKAVGPYRRGFICGDCSITYPYLRSEAVPDEVLIVAGILITGLTIAFGECYRVRFLSATSKAFVRNKYVTCLYKELGCFLFGCCVGQSLTNMAKLSVGRLRPHFLSVCGVTYALLNCTPGTYVEKVNCSSNDHRLIEEARKSFFSGHASFAMYTMLYLAAFYISSMFKRPSSTPCQIETQDNPLSAHHSVC, encoded by the exons ATGTTGGACCAGGTTGGGACAGAGTGCGCCCGTGTGAGCGCAGAGATACGACCCAAGACCAAAAGCATAGTTCGGGTAGAAGCACCGGTGATGGAGAACAGCACCAGGAAGAGAGTGAACGAGAAAGATGGGCTGACTTTATTACCAAAGAAGCTTCTAGTGGCGTTGGACCTTCTGTGCCTCGTCCTTGGTAAATATCTACCAACCACTTTTCTAAGGTTTTTCATCAACCAAG CTTCCATCCCTTTCTTTGTGTCTGAGCTGAAGGCAGTGGGTCCGTACAGAAGAGGTTTTATTTGTGGAGACTGCAGCATCACCTACCCTTACCTGCGCTCAGAGGCCGTACCAGATGAAGTCCTCATCGTTGCTGGCATCCTCATCACGGGCCTCACA ATCGCTTTTGGGGAGTGTTACCGGGTGCGTTTCTTAAGTGCCACCTCCAAGGCCTTCGTCAGGAACAAGTATGTGACCTGTCTGTACAAGGAGTTGGGCTGCTTCCTGTTTGGCTGCTGCGTGGGTCAATCGCTGACAAACATGGCCAAGCTGAGCGTGGGCCGTCTGCGGCCGCACtttctgtctgtgtgtgggGTCACGTATGCATTGCTCAACTGCACACCAGGAACGTATGTAGAAAAAGTCAACTGCTCCAGTAATGACCATCGCTTGATAGAGGAGGCcag GAAGTCCTTCTTCTCTGGCCATGCCTCCTTTGCCATGTACACAATGCTCTATTTAGCT GCTTTCTACATCTCGTCCATGTTCAAAAGACCAAGCTCGACTCCGTGTCAGATTGAGACCCAAGACAACCCCTTATCAGCACATCACAGCGTCTGCTAA
- the LOC129182369 gene encoding phospholipid phosphatase 3-like isoform X1 gives MLDQVGTECARVSAEIRPKTKSIVRVEAPVMENSTRKRVNEKDGLTLLPKKLLVALDLLCLVLGKYLPTTFLRFFINQASIPFFVSELKAVGPYRRGFICGDCSITYPYLRSEAVPDEVLIVAGILITGLTIAFGECYRVRFLSATSKAFVRNKYVTCLYKELGCFLFGCCVGQSLTNMAKLSVGRLRPHFLSVCGVTYALLNCTPGTYVEKVNCSSNDHRLIEEARKSFFSGHASFAMYTMLYLAFYLQTRLTWRGARLLRPMLQFFLFLLAIYTGITRVNDNRHHPSDVLVGYILGALTAYWVAFYISSMFKRPSSTPCQIETQDNPLSAHHSVC, from the exons ATGTTGGACCAGGTTGGGACAGAGTGCGCCCGTGTGAGCGCAGAGATACGACCCAAGACCAAAAGCATAGTTCGGGTAGAAGCACCGGTGATGGAGAACAGCACCAGGAAGAGAGTGAACGAGAAAGATGGGCTGACTTTATTACCAAAGAAGCTTCTAGTGGCGTTGGACCTTCTGTGCCTCGTCCTTGGTAAATATCTACCAACCACTTTTCTAAGGTTTTTCATCAACCAAG CTTCCATCCCTTTCTTTGTGTCTGAGCTGAAGGCAGTGGGTCCGTACAGAAGAGGTTTTATTTGTGGAGACTGCAGCATCACCTACCCTTACCTGCGCTCAGAGGCCGTACCAGATGAAGTCCTCATCGTTGCTGGCATCCTCATCACGGGCCTCACA ATCGCTTTTGGGGAGTGTTACCGGGTGCGTTTCTTAAGTGCCACCTCCAAGGCCTTCGTCAGGAACAAGTATGTGACCTGTCTGTACAAGGAGTTGGGCTGCTTCCTGTTTGGCTGCTGCGTGGGTCAATCGCTGACAAACATGGCCAAGCTGAGCGTGGGCCGTCTGCGGCCGCACtttctgtctgtgtgtgggGTCACGTATGCATTGCTCAACTGCACACCAGGAACGTATGTAGAAAAAGTCAACTGCTCCAGTAATGACCATCGCTTGATAGAGGAGGCcag GAAGTCCTTCTTCTCTGGCCATGCCTCCTTTGCCATGTACACAATGCTCTATTTAGCT TTTTATCTTCAGACGCGGCTGACGTGGCGCGGGGCTCGCTTGTTGAGGCCCATGCTGCAGTTCTTCCTGTTTTTGCTGGCCATCTACACTGGCATAACCCGCGTCAATGACAACAGACACCACCCGTCGGATGTACTAGTTGGCTACATACTGGGAGCCCTCACTGCATACTGGGTG GCTTTCTACATCTCGTCCATGTTCAAAAGACCAAGCTCGACTCCGTGTCAGATTGAGACCCAAGACAACCCCTTATCAGCACATCACAGCGTCTGCTAA
- the LOC129182369 gene encoding phospholipid phosphatase 3-like isoform X2 gives MLDQVGTECARVSAEIRPKTKSIVRVEAPVMENSTRKRVNEKDGLTLLPKKLLVALDLLCLVLASIPFFVSELKAVGPYRRGFICGDCSITYPYLRSEAVPDEVLIVAGILITGLTIAFGECYRVRFLSATSKAFVRNKYVTCLYKELGCFLFGCCVGQSLTNMAKLSVGRLRPHFLSVCGVTYALLNCTPGTYVEKVNCSSNDHRLIEEARKSFFSGHASFAMYTMLYLAFYLQTRLTWRGARLLRPMLQFFLFLLAIYTGITRVNDNRHHPSDVLVGYILGALTAYWVAFYISSMFKRPSSTPCQIETQDNPLSAHHSVC, from the exons ATGTTGGACCAGGTTGGGACAGAGTGCGCCCGTGTGAGCGCAGAGATACGACCCAAGACCAAAAGCATAGTTCGGGTAGAAGCACCGGTGATGGAGAACAGCACCAGGAAGAGAGTGAACGAGAAAGATGGGCTGACTTTATTACCAAAGAAGCTTCTAGTGGCGTTGGACCTTCTGTGCCTCGTCCTTG CTTCCATCCCTTTCTTTGTGTCTGAGCTGAAGGCAGTGGGTCCGTACAGAAGAGGTTTTATTTGTGGAGACTGCAGCATCACCTACCCTTACCTGCGCTCAGAGGCCGTACCAGATGAAGTCCTCATCGTTGCTGGCATCCTCATCACGGGCCTCACA ATCGCTTTTGGGGAGTGTTACCGGGTGCGTTTCTTAAGTGCCACCTCCAAGGCCTTCGTCAGGAACAAGTATGTGACCTGTCTGTACAAGGAGTTGGGCTGCTTCCTGTTTGGCTGCTGCGTGGGTCAATCGCTGACAAACATGGCCAAGCTGAGCGTGGGCCGTCTGCGGCCGCACtttctgtctgtgtgtgggGTCACGTATGCATTGCTCAACTGCACACCAGGAACGTATGTAGAAAAAGTCAACTGCTCCAGTAATGACCATCGCTTGATAGAGGAGGCcag GAAGTCCTTCTTCTCTGGCCATGCCTCCTTTGCCATGTACACAATGCTCTATTTAGCT TTTTATCTTCAGACGCGGCTGACGTGGCGCGGGGCTCGCTTGTTGAGGCCCATGCTGCAGTTCTTCCTGTTTTTGCTGGCCATCTACACTGGCATAACCCGCGTCAATGACAACAGACACCACCCGTCGGATGTACTAGTTGGCTACATACTGGGAGCCCTCACTGCATACTGGGTG GCTTTCTACATCTCGTCCATGTTCAAAAGACCAAGCTCGACTCCGTGTCAGATTGAGACCCAAGACAACCCCTTATCAGCACATCACAGCGTCTGCTAA